In Stenotrophomonas sp. ASS1, the following proteins share a genomic window:
- a CDS encoding TonB-dependent siderophore receptor, which translates to MSLPLRTLPLPRRSALSLAARAALLPTLLIATAAHANDAPDGARQLPTVNVRADKTAPTDTYAGGQVTRGSGVGLLGELDFMDTPFNTTRYTAEFIDNIQAPDLVRVIALTDPSVYNSGSSGGITDYFNIRGFGVASSDIGFGGLYGLIPYYRVTPELAENIEVLKGPSALLNGMPPGGSVGGAVNVVPKRAGDTPLTRFTASYGSDAQWGGHLDVGRRFGADKQFGVRLNAVHRDGDTATDHQQHKTQLASLGLDWRGERSQVSLDLFSSRDHVDGLNRGVSLAPGLAVPRPPKASTLFAPDWTFSTVKDQAAALRWSFDINDYLQAHASYGHGHTDFDSIASATTLITITAGDFRNNFAHQRFIYSKDTAEAGLSARFRTGAVDHALAISAAWYQHDQKFGFKRNLLARDWVTNIYNPQWGPAIDRSFSDASLPKTAEVRTTSFGIADTLSFIDDRVQLTLGIRHQTVLSDTFDGGTGKRTARYDASANTPAGALLFKASDRLSLYANYIEGLSQGSNAPATAANAGDVFPPFKTRQREVGAKLDFGRLASALSVYEIEKPSSYTDPTTNVFSFGGQQRNRGVEWTVFGQATEQLRVLGGIGWLQPKLTRTQGGINEGRLATATPQWQGKLGVEWDVPTVAGLTLTGNAVSLSKGYITADNSQWVADRTVFDLGARYATQAAGHPLVLRATVQNVTNKAYWAGSLGSGLGTPRTALLSATVDF; encoded by the coding sequence ATGTCCCTCCCCCTGCGAACCCTGCCCCTCCCACGCCGCTCGGCGCTGTCTCTGGCCGCCCGTGCGGCGTTGCTGCCCACCCTGCTGATCGCCACCGCCGCACACGCCAACGATGCACCTGATGGCGCCCGCCAGTTGCCCACCGTGAACGTGCGCGCCGACAAGACCGCACCCACCGATACCTACGCCGGCGGCCAGGTCACGCGCGGCAGCGGCGTCGGCCTGCTCGGCGAGCTCGACTTCATGGACACGCCGTTCAACACCACACGCTACACCGCCGAATTCATCGACAACATCCAGGCGCCGGACCTGGTGCGGGTCATCGCACTGACCGACCCCAGCGTCTACAACAGTGGCTCCAGCGGTGGCATCACCGACTACTTCAACATCCGCGGTTTCGGTGTCGCCTCGTCGGATATCGGCTTTGGTGGCCTGTACGGGCTGATCCCCTACTACCGCGTCACTCCCGAACTGGCCGAGAACATCGAGGTCCTGAAGGGTCCGTCCGCGCTGCTCAACGGCATGCCGCCGGGCGGCTCGGTGGGCGGTGCGGTGAACGTGGTACCCAAGCGTGCAGGCGACACACCGCTGACCCGCTTCACCGCCAGCTACGGCAGCGACGCGCAGTGGGGCGGTCACCTGGATGTCGGCCGCCGCTTCGGCGCGGACAAGCAGTTCGGCGTACGCCTCAATGCCGTGCATCGCGACGGCGACACCGCCACCGACCACCAGCAGCACAAGACGCAGCTCGCATCGCTCGGCCTGGACTGGCGTGGTGAGCGCTCGCAGGTGTCGCTGGACCTGTTCAGCAGCCGCGACCATGTGGATGGCCTCAACCGTGGCGTCTCGCTGGCGCCCGGCCTGGCCGTGCCCCGCCCGCCGAAAGCCAGCACCCTGTTTGCACCGGACTGGACCTTCAGCACCGTCAAGGACCAGGCCGCCGCACTGCGCTGGTCGTTCGACATCAATGACTACCTGCAGGCGCATGCCAGCTACGGCCACGGCCATACCGATTTCGACTCCATCGCCAGTGCTACCACGCTGATCACCATCACCGCCGGCGACTTCCGCAACAACTTCGCCCACCAGCGCTTCATCTACAGCAAGGACACCGCCGAAGCCGGATTGTCGGCGCGTTTCCGCACCGGCGCGGTCGATCATGCGCTGGCGATCAGTGCGGCCTGGTACCAGCACGACCAGAAGTTCGGCTTCAAGCGAAACCTGCTGGCCCGCGATTGGGTAACCAATATCTACAACCCGCAGTGGGGCCCTGCCATCGACCGCAGCTTCAGTGATGCGTCGCTGCCGAAGACCGCGGAAGTGCGCACCACCAGCTTCGGCATCGCCGATACGCTGTCCTTCATCGATGATCGTGTGCAGCTGACCCTGGGCATCCGTCACCAGACCGTGCTCAGCGATACCTTCGATGGCGGCACAGGCAAGCGCACCGCACGCTACGACGCCAGCGCCAACACCCCGGCCGGTGCACTGCTGTTCAAGGCCAGCGACCGCCTGTCACTGTATGCCAACTACATCGAAGGCCTGAGCCAGGGCAGCAACGCCCCGGCAACCGCCGCCAACGCGGGCGACGTGTTCCCGCCGTTCAAGACCCGCCAGCGCGAGGTCGGTGCCAAGCTCGACTTCGGCCGCTTGGCCAGCGCATTGAGCGTGTACGAGATCGAAAAGCCCAGCTCCTATACCGACCCGACCACGAATGTCTTCTCGTTCGGAGGCCAGCAACGCAACCGGGGCGTGGAATGGACCGTGTTCGGCCAGGCCACCGAACAGCTGCGCGTGCTCGGTGGCATCGGCTGGCTGCAGCCGAAGCTGACCCGTACCCAGGGCGGTATCAACGAAGGCCGGTTGGCGACGGCCACACCGCAATGGCAGGGCAAGCTGGGCGTCGAATGGGACGTGCCGACCGTGGCCGGCCTCACCCTCACCGGCAACGCGGTCAGCCTGTCCAAGGGCTACATCACTGCTGACAACAGCCAGTGGGTGGCGGACCGCACCGTGTTCGATCTCGGTGCCCGCTATGCGACGCAAGCGGCCGGCCATCCGCTGGTACTGCGTGCCACCGTGCAGAACGTGACCAACAAAGCGTACTGGGCCGGCAGCCTCGGCTCGGGGCTGGGCACGCCACGCACCGCCCTGCTGTCGGCCACCGTCGATTTCTGA
- a CDS encoding DUF3649 domain-containing protein, translating to MTVSRTASVLTWLPLVSRIVAALFGGYVLAALCSIAALALPIDGRQAVFTGMLASFLLYAGAVVWVFAVRSAWRAWIGLIVIALPLWLVAQTVSRGAGA from the coding sequence TTGACCGTTTCCCGTACCGCTTCCGTGCTGACCTGGCTGCCCCTGGTCTCACGCATCGTCGCCGCGCTGTTCGGCGGTTATGTGCTGGCCGCGCTGTGCAGCATCGCCGCACTGGCGCTGCCCATCGATGGCCGCCAGGCCGTGTTCACCGGCATGCTGGCCAGCTTCCTTCTATATGCGGGCGCCGTAGTCTGGGTGTTCGCGGTGCGCTCGGCGTGGCGCGCATGGATCGGGCTGATCGTGATCGCCCTGCCGCTGTGGCTGGTCGCGCAAACGGTCAGCCGGGGAGCGGGCGCATGA
- a CDS encoding PepSY-associated TM helix domain-containing protein — MSKVDRTPKPRGIRQTMSDLHIWVGLLAGWILYAMFLTGTASYFRDELSRYTRPEIATPSTLPDAAIVTQRTVATIMADTPAASQINLSLPSTRMPWVSAMWAGPGGRGRHGFDSGLFDASTGAPLQARDTGGGDFFYAFHFNLHYMPAMWGRWIVGLCAMFMLVAIVSGVITHKKIFADFFTFRWGKGQRSWLDGHAALSVLGLPFHFMITWSGLVMLAVLYMPWGLAKLPDKRQQAEVVSEMRLFLPPQKAAGHPAPLTNVGALVQQAEQRWGAGAVGSVQVQNPGDENARVAVVRAQSSRVSTTPNYLLFDGSGGQLLQIKEHSGVAADTQGVLYGLHLGRFADAALRWLYFIVSLAGTAMVGTGLVLWTVKRRAQLPDPQRPYFGFRLVERLNIATVAGLSVAMTAYLWANRLLPVAMDARAAWEVHVFFLAWAGMFVHATLRTPKRAWIEQFLLAALLLALLPVLTAVTTPHPLWRTLASGDWAFAGTDLTLLALAALHTLLAWRTWRHAPKVKRARPSAASRTAAPEASA; from the coding sequence ATGAGCAAGGTCGATCGCACCCCCAAGCCACGCGGCATCCGCCAGACCATGTCCGACCTGCATATCTGGGTCGGGCTGCTGGCCGGCTGGATCCTGTACGCGATGTTCCTCACCGGCACCGCCAGCTACTTCCGCGACGAGCTCTCGCGCTATACCCGCCCGGAAATCGCCACACCGTCCACGTTGCCGGATGCCGCTATCGTCACGCAGCGCACCGTCGCCACGATCATGGCCGACACGCCTGCGGCCAGCCAGATCAACCTCAGCCTGCCGAGCACGCGCATGCCGTGGGTGTCGGCGATGTGGGCCGGCCCGGGTGGGCGTGGCCGGCATGGTTTCGACTCGGGCCTGTTCGATGCCAGCACCGGCGCGCCGCTGCAGGCACGTGACACCGGCGGCGGCGACTTCTTCTATGCCTTCCATTTCAACCTGCATTACATGCCGGCCATGTGGGGTCGCTGGATCGTCGGCCTGTGCGCGATGTTCATGCTGGTGGCCATCGTCAGCGGCGTGATCACCCACAAGAAGATCTTCGCCGACTTCTTCACCTTCCGTTGGGGCAAGGGCCAGCGCTCGTGGCTGGATGGTCACGCGGCACTCTCGGTACTCGGCCTGCCTTTCCATTTCATGATCACCTGGAGCGGGCTGGTGATGCTGGCGGTGCTGTACATGCCGTGGGGCCTGGCCAAGCTGCCTGACAAGCGCCAGCAGGCCGAGGTGGTCAGCGAGATGCGCCTATTCCTGCCGCCGCAGAAGGCCGCCGGCCACCCTGCTCCGCTCACCAACGTCGGTGCACTGGTGCAGCAGGCCGAGCAGCGCTGGGGAGCTGGCGCGGTGGGCAGCGTGCAGGTGCAGAATCCCGGCGACGAGAACGCACGCGTGGCCGTGGTGCGTGCGCAGTCCAGCCGTGTTTCGACCACCCCGAACTATCTGCTGTTCGACGGCAGCGGTGGGCAGCTGCTGCAGATCAAGGAACACTCGGGCGTTGCCGCCGATACCCAGGGCGTGCTGTATGGCCTGCACCTGGGCCGCTTCGCCGATGCCGCCCTGCGCTGGCTGTACTTCATCGTCAGCCTGGCCGGCACGGCCATGGTCGGCACCGGGCTGGTGCTGTGGACGGTCAAGCGCCGTGCGCAGCTGCCTGATCCGCAGCGCCCCTACTTCGGCTTCCGCTTGGTCGAGCGTCTCAACATCGCCACCGTCGCCGGCCTGTCGGTGGCGATGACCGCCTACCTGTGGGCGAATCGCCTGCTGCCCGTTGCCATGGACGCGCGCGCGGCGTGGGAGGTGCATGTGTTCTTCCTGGCCTGGGCGGGCATGTTCGTGCATGCAACGCTGCGTACACCCAAGCGCGCATGGATCGAACAGTTCCTGCTGGCGGCGTTGCTGCTGGCGCTGCTGCCGGTGCTGACCGCGGTGACCACGCCGCATCCGCTGTGGCGCACGCTGGCCTCGGGCGATTGGGCATTCGCTGGCACCGACCTGACCCTGCTGGCATTGGCCGCCCTGCACACGCTGCTGGCCTGGCGCACCTGGCGGCATGCGCCGAAGGTGAAACGCGCCCGGCCGTCTGCCGCGTCACGCACTGCGGCACCGGAGGCCAGCGCATGA
- a CDS encoding DUF3325 domain-containing protein: MIHVILFVLSLAAFACLALAMERHQRDVLRRVLSAQATQQLRAIGWALLVFSTVFAMRGLGVGFGLAALSGHTSVAAGVVVLAMVVHGRWNR; encoded by the coding sequence ATGATCCACGTCATTCTGTTCGTGTTGTCGCTGGCCGCGTTCGCCTGCCTGGCACTGGCGATGGAGCGTCATCAGCGGGACGTATTGCGTCGTGTGCTGAGCGCGCAGGCAACCCAGCAGCTGCGCGCGATTGGCTGGGCACTGCTGGTGTTCAGTACCGTGTTTGCCATGCGCGGGTTGGGCGTGGGTTTCGGTCTGGCTGCGCTGTCCGGTCACACCAGCGTTGCCGCGGGCGTGGTGGTGTTGGCGATGGTGGTGCATGGGCGGTGGAATCGGTAG
- a CDS encoding crosslink repair DNA glycosylase YcaQ family protein → MPATPTLDDLRRHAVARTLFKPTTLLTAIRRLGFVQADPIRAPARAQDLTLRHRVKDYRAGDLERRYTRLPVEEDCLVNYGFLPREHLALMHPRVSKRAWDAETQRRAADVLAFVRERGSVHPREVDQAFAHGRVTNYWGGTSNASTHLLDGMHYRGLLRVQRRDSGTRIYAVADHAEVDASEQAQIERAAALIDLVVRKYAPLPSGSLTYLVRLLGYGAPHLAEQTRQALMLAKQQLASCTLDGTTWYWPADENPRSRRHAPDEQVRLLAPFDPVVWDRRRFELLWGWVYKFEAYTPAPKRQYGYYALPVLWHDQVVGWANLSARDGELASSVGYAGKSLARDKVFRGALEDELQRMAAFL, encoded by the coding sequence ATGCCTGCCACGCCCACCCTCGATGATCTGCGTCGCCATGCGGTGGCGCGCACGCTGTTCAAACCCACCACGCTGCTGACCGCGATCCGTCGCCTGGGCTTCGTGCAGGCTGACCCGATCCGGGCGCCGGCACGCGCACAGGACCTGACCCTGCGCCATCGGGTGAAGGACTACCGCGCCGGTGATCTGGAGCGGCGCTATACGCGCCTGCCGGTGGAAGAAGATTGCCTGGTGAACTACGGCTTCCTGCCACGTGAACATCTGGCACTGATGCACCCGCGCGTGTCCAAGCGCGCATGGGATGCCGAAACGCAGCGCCGCGCGGCGGACGTGCTGGCTTTCGTGCGCGAGCGCGGCAGCGTGCACCCACGCGAGGTCGACCAGGCATTCGCGCATGGGCGGGTGACCAACTACTGGGGCGGCACCAGCAATGCCAGCACGCACCTGCTGGATGGCATGCACTACCGTGGCCTGCTGCGCGTGCAGCGGCGCGACAGCGGTACGCGCATCTACGCGGTGGCCGACCACGCGGAAGTCGATGCCAGCGAGCAGGCACAGATTGAACGCGCCGCCGCCCTGATTGACCTGGTGGTGCGCAAGTACGCGCCGCTGCCGTCGGGCAGCCTGACTTATCTGGTGCGCCTACTGGGCTACGGCGCACCGCATCTGGCCGAACAGACCCGGCAGGCATTGATGCTGGCCAAGCAACAGCTGGCCAGCTGCACGCTGGACGGCACCACCTGGTACTGGCCGGCAGACGAGAACCCGCGCTCGCGCCGTCACGCACCGGATGAGCAGGTGCGCCTGCTAGCCCCGTTCGATCCCGTGGTGTGGGACCGCCGCCGCTTCGAGCTGCTGTGGGGCTGGGTCTACAAGTTCGAGGCCTACACGCCTGCGCCGAAGCGCCAGTACGGTTACTACGCGTTGCCGGTGCTGTGGCACGACCAGGTGGTGGGCTGGGCCAATCTCAGTGCGCGCGATGGTGAACTGGCGTCCAGCGTGGGCTACGCCGGCAAGTCACTGGCCCGCGACAAGGTATTTCGTGGCGCGTTGGAAGATGAGCTGCAGCGCATGGCAGCTTTTCTGTAG
- a CDS encoding TetR/AcrR family transcriptional regulator, producing the protein MNMHPETPASARGRPPTITPDRLADIGITLGLPNLTMANVAAELAVTQAALYKRVANLEALKRLVADTVFQRWQIPCASADAPGGLQAYLLGFVESLCEVVKAHPGLPPYLLRRSVATTPTLEKIASHQAHVAEVFGLPLDKARWLLATIAFYCIAGADTVYGIADDEEGQVITEFKQGMRALVIGSLEVLELR; encoded by the coding sequence ATGAACATGCACCCTGAAACCCCGGCGTCGGCCCGTGGCCGTCCGCCCACCATCACCCCCGATCGCTTGGCCGACATCGGCATCACGTTGGGCCTGCCGAACCTGACCATGGCCAACGTGGCCGCCGAACTGGCGGTGACCCAGGCCGCGCTCTACAAGCGTGTGGCCAACCTGGAGGCCTTGAAGCGTCTGGTGGCCGATACGGTGTTCCAGCGCTGGCAGATTCCGTGCGCGTCGGCCGATGCACCGGGCGGGCTGCAGGCTTACCTGCTGGGGTTCGTGGAATCGCTGTGCGAGGTGGTGAAAGCGCACCCCGGACTACCGCCGTACCTGTTGCGCCGTTCGGTGGCGACCACGCCGACGCTGGAGAAGATCGCCTCGCACCAAGCCCATGTGGCCGAGGTGTTCGGCCTGCCGCTGGACAAGGCGCGCTGGCTGCTGGCCACGATTGCTTTCTACTGCATTGCCGGTGCGGACACGGTCTACGGGATTGCCGACGACGAAGAGGGCCAGGTGATCACCGAGTTCAAGCAGGGCATGCGTGCGCTGGTGATCGGTTCGCTGGAGGTGTTGGAACTTCGGTAG
- a CDS encoding TonB-dependent siderophore receptor, whose product MTVYHLSSPLQRAAAAATRVHPHPPMARRYRVSALALGLLASSAALADSAPSTLPSVQVQEQRRVTADYAGGQVAAGSRVGLLGDKDFMDTPFNTVSYTESFIRDRQAKDLTDVIAATDPTVFSNGVTGAWSENYAIRGFASNTSDTTFNGLSGMAPYYRTSPEMFERIEVLKGPSALLNGMPPGGSVGGSVNLVPKRAGDQPLLRVSANFASDAQFGTHVDMGRRLGTDKQFGIRFNGAYRDGDGAVGKQSKKVQLGSLALDWRGERARLSADLYSADDRVDGPARGVGLAPGVAIPRPPRGDTLINPDWAYVDSQDKGAMLRGELDINEHLMAYLAYGTSKTDYRYNGSISAQILNPAGDFTTVIGQLAFDIKKQSGDAGLRGSFRTGSVGHQWAANMTHYQHTQNDYGRRSVPGWDWTTNLYNPVWGPAAPFVAPHISHTELRLDSLGFADTLSFAEDRVQLTVGVRRQQVVSETFNVASGARTSRYDESATTPAAALLVKATDTVSLYTNYIEGLSQGATAPMTAANAGDVFAPFRTKQKELGLKLDLGSFAHTFSVYEIKRPSSYTDPVTNIFSFGGEQRNSGVEWGFFGSPLDGVRLLGGVAYVEPKLTRTAGGVNEGRIATAVAQRQAKLGVEWDVPTLQGLTLTGNATAMSKQYISADNSLSVPGRTLFDVGARYNTTMAGRPLSLRASVNNVTNKAYWGMPLLSSLALGAPRTVLLSATMDF is encoded by the coding sequence ATGACCGTGTACCACCTTTCCTCCCCGCTGCAGCGTGCAGCGGCCGCCGCGACCCGCGTGCATCCGCATCCGCCGATGGCCCGGCGCTACCGGGTGTCGGCCCTCGCGCTGGGGCTGCTGGCATCGTCTGCCGCGCTGGCCGACTCCGCACCATCCACCCTGCCCTCGGTGCAGGTGCAGGAACAGCGCCGGGTCACTGCAGACTATGCGGGCGGCCAGGTGGCCGCCGGCAGCCGCGTCGGCCTGCTTGGCGACAAGGACTTCATGGACACGCCGTTCAATACGGTCAGCTATACCGAGTCCTTCATCCGCGACCGCCAGGCCAAGGACCTGACCGATGTCATCGCCGCCACTGACCCCACGGTGTTCAGCAACGGCGTCACCGGCGCCTGGAGCGAGAACTACGCCATCCGCGGCTTTGCCTCCAACACCAGCGATACCACCTTCAACGGTCTCAGCGGTATGGCGCCGTACTACCGCACCTCGCCGGAGATGTTCGAGCGCATCGAGGTCTTGAAGGGTCCGTCCGCGCTGCTCAACGGCATGCCACCGGGCGGCTCGGTTGGTGGCAGTGTCAACCTGGTGCCCAAGCGTGCCGGCGATCAGCCATTGCTGCGGGTCAGCGCCAACTTCGCCTCCGATGCGCAGTTCGGCACCCATGTGGATATGGGCCGTCGCCTGGGCACAGACAAGCAGTTCGGCATCCGCTTCAACGGCGCGTACCGTGATGGTGATGGCGCCGTGGGCAAGCAGAGCAAGAAGGTACAGCTAGGTTCGCTGGCATTGGACTGGCGCGGCGAACGTGCGCGGCTGTCGGCCGATCTTTACAGCGCCGACGACCGCGTGGACGGCCCGGCGCGTGGCGTCGGTCTGGCACCGGGCGTGGCGATTCCGCGACCGCCGCGTGGCGACACCCTGATCAACCCGGATTGGGCCTACGTGGACAGCCAGGACAAGGGCGCGATGCTGCGTGGCGAGCTGGACATCAACGAACACCTGATGGCCTACCTGGCCTACGGCACCAGCAAGACCGACTACCGCTACAACGGTTCGATCAGTGCGCAGATCCTCAACCCGGCCGGTGACTTCACTACCGTGATCGGCCAGCTGGCGTTCGACATCAAGAAGCAGTCCGGTGACGCTGGCCTGCGCGGCAGCTTCCGTACCGGCAGCGTCGGCCACCAGTGGGCTGCCAACATGACCCATTACCAGCACACCCAGAACGACTACGGCCGCCGCAGCGTGCCGGGCTGGGACTGGACCACGAACCTGTACAACCCGGTGTGGGGCCCGGCGGCGCCGTTCGTGGCACCGCATATCTCGCACACCGAGCTGCGGCTGGACAGCCTCGGCTTCGCCGATACCCTGTCCTTCGCCGAGGACCGCGTGCAGTTGACCGTAGGCGTGCGCCGCCAGCAGGTGGTCAGCGAGACCTTCAATGTCGCCAGCGGTGCACGCACCTCACGCTACGACGAGAGCGCCACTACGCCGGCAGCGGCCCTGCTGGTGAAGGCCACCGACACGGTCTCCCTCTACACCAACTACATCGAAGGCCTCAGCCAGGGCGCCACCGCGCCGATGACCGCCGCCAATGCCGGCGATGTGTTCGCACCCTTCCGCACCAAGCAGAAGGAGCTGGGTCTGAAACTGGACCTCGGCAGCTTCGCGCACACGTTCAGCGTGTACGAGATCAAGCGCCCGAGCAGCTACACCGACCCGGTCACGAATATCTTCTCGTTCGGTGGCGAACAGCGGAACAGTGGCGTGGAATGGGGCTTCTTCGGCTCACCACTGGATGGCGTGCGCCTCCTCGGTGGCGTGGCCTATGTAGAGCCGAAGCTGACCCGCACAGCAGGCGGTGTGAATGAGGGGCGCATCGCCACTGCCGTAGCGCAACGGCAGGCCAAGCTGGGTGTGGAATGGGATGTGCCGACCTTGCAGGGCCTCACCTTGACCGGCAATGCCACGGCGATGTCGAAGCAGTACATCAGTGCCGACAACAGCCTGTCTGTGCCGGGGCGCACGTTGTTTGATGTGGGTGCGCGTTACAACACCACGATGGCCGGACGACCACTTTCCTTGCGCGCCAGCGTGAACAACGTGACCAACAAGGCGTACTGGGGCATGCCGTTGCTTTCCAGCCTGGCGCTGGGCGCACCGAGGACGGTGTTGTTGTCGGCCACGATGGATTTCTGA
- a CDS encoding TraX family protein: MQATTTGMSTPDPSLSSGARELLKWIALLTMTGDHVAKVVYGGYLPVISELGRIAFPLFALVMACNLAQPGADLRKSIRRLAVWGVVAQPLHALAFGSWLPLNILLTFALAAVAVHALASNRPLLLLLAAGMAPMLVDYQWAGVGFVLLGWIAFRHRAWWLLLVGLGAVCWANHNGWALLAIPVVLAAARVPWRLPRWRWAFYGYYVGHLAVLALIAHLLT; encoded by the coding sequence ATGCAAGCGACCACGACAGGGATGTCCACGCCCGATCCCAGCCTCAGCAGCGGCGCACGCGAGCTGCTGAAGTGGATCGCGCTGCTGACCATGACCGGTGACCACGTGGCAAAAGTGGTCTACGGCGGCTACCTGCCGGTCATAAGCGAACTGGGGCGCATCGCGTTCCCGCTGTTCGCGCTGGTGATGGCCTGCAACCTCGCCCAACCGGGGGCGGACCTGCGCAAGTCGATCCGTCGCCTGGCCGTATGGGGCGTGGTCGCGCAACCGCTGCATGCACTGGCCTTCGGTTCCTGGTTGCCACTCAACATTTTGCTCACTTTCGCGCTGGCCGCGGTGGCGGTGCATGCACTGGCCAGCAATCGGCCGCTGCTGTTGTTGCTGGCGGCGGGCATGGCGCCAATGCTGGTGGATTACCAGTGGGCCGGTGTCGGCTTCGTGCTGCTGGGCTGGATCGCATTCCGGCATCGCGCGTGGTGGCTGCTGCTGGTCGGTCTCGGGGCGGTGTGCTGGGCCAACCACAATGGCTGGGCACTGCTGGCCATTCCGGTGGTGCTGGCTGCGGCGCGCGTGCCATGGCGGCTGCCGCGCTGGCGCTGGGCGTTCTATGGGTACTACGTGGGGCATCTGGCGGTGCTGGCGTTGATTGCCCATCTGCTTACGTAA
- the pip gene encoding prolyl aminopeptidase — protein MRTLYPAIEPYREFTLPVSDLHTLHIEECGRPEGIPVVYLHGGPGAGISPTHRRFFDPARYRIVLIDQRGSGRSMPFGELRDNTTQDLVADIEKVREHLGIERWLVYGGSWGSTLSLAYAQAHPERATGLIVRGVFLGREMENRWFAEANGGARWIFPERWDRYEAYIPEVERGDMLAAYWARLGSADEATRIAAAQAWLGWEDNAATLQHDVDAVSTDDPLDTLAKARIEAHYFRNGIFLEPDQLLRDIDRIRHLPGVIVQGRYDIICPPRSAWDLAKAWPEATLEMVTSGHSANEPATVDALVRATDAFADRF, from the coding sequence ATGCGCACCCTCTACCCCGCCATCGAGCCCTACCGCGAGTTCACCCTGCCGGTGAGCGATCTGCACACTCTGCATATCGAAGAGTGCGGCAGGCCCGAGGGCATCCCGGTGGTGTACCTGCATGGCGGCCCCGGCGCCGGTATCTCGCCCACCCACCGCCGCTTCTTCGACCCGGCGCGCTATCGCATCGTGCTGATCGACCAACGTGGCAGCGGTCGCTCCATGCCGTTCGGCGAGCTGCGCGACAACACCACGCAGGACCTGGTGGCCGACATCGAGAAGGTGCGCGAGCACCTGGGCATCGAGCGCTGGCTGGTTTACGGCGGCTCCTGGGGTTCGACCCTGTCATTGGCGTACGCGCAGGCGCACCCAGAGCGTGCCACCGGCCTGATCGTGCGTGGCGTGTTCCTTGGCCGCGAGATGGAGAACCGCTGGTTCGCCGAGGCCAACGGCGGTGCACGCTGGATCTTCCCGGAACGCTGGGACCGCTACGAGGCCTATATCCCGGAGGTCGAGCGCGGTGACATGCTCGCGGCCTACTGGGCACGCCTGGGCAGCGCCGATGAGGCCACCCGCATCGCGGCCGCGCAGGCCTGGCTGGGCTGGGAAGACAATGCAGCGACCCTGCAGCACGACGTGGATGCCGTGTCCACGGATGACCCGCTGGATACGCTGGCCAAGGCCCGCATCGAAGCGCACTACTTCCGCAACGGCATCTTCCTGGAACCGGACCAGCTGCTGCGCGACATCGATCGCATTCGCCATCTCCCCGGCGTGATCGTGCAGGGCCGCTACGACATCATCTGCCCGCCGCGCAGCGCCTGGGACCTGGCCAAGGCCTGGCCGGAGGCCACGCTGGAGATGGTGACCTCCGGCCACAGCGCGAACGAGCCTGCGACGGTGGATGCGCTGGTGCGCGCCACGGATGCGTTCGCCGACCGTTTCTGA